Proteins encoded together in one Etheostoma cragini isolate CJK2018 chromosome 11, CSU_Ecrag_1.0, whole genome shotgun sequence window:
- the LOC117953434 gene encoding INO80 complex subunit D isoform X2, with product MPIQADVVKNKSHVMYEGKHIHFSEVDNKPLCSYSPKLCKQRRLNGYAFCIRHVLEDKTAPFKQCEYVAKYNSQRCTNPIPKSEDRRYCNSHLQVLGFIPKKERKKKHDALEEMRSRAHLESVALNITVPSLALKTPNGLDELPPSPPCTRLLPLPDGELLDPFAFYEDDTDGEEVGTNWKGSAIKKKLQSRLVLNQKLCHDTDLFQPPPEHFSPSPAPRVLPSSPLNTHLPRQQSGLLQPPQHSSVTSFIFPGQQQGLLCNPPPPPQTVNFLPPGMPANAAPSPVQPSGPSLSRKMPFTATHLPVSCKDSGSNNQRHMVVMHPAAFSPSASCMARLQHLVQLCAKTHEEHGDLFPHLGLDWSEDSADDDDDEEEAETFVPFQNSWRPQNGLEDDRGSSRRTRLLRLCSYLQEKYKHMCRQERASIRQKRYRYAFRKALLHAASNNPNCAGQLIQELRGASRSSSSMAPAGQQNTDSGTCSGSTKGQACNNRALPFTRHCFQHILLNRSQQLFASCTARFADGQQCSIPVFDITHQTPLCEEHAKKMDNFLRGDGNRRVQHQQQRKPRKKTKPPALTKKHKKKRRRGPRRPQKPIPPALPQGNLGMPSTSLAMPSQASIRSPSTPDLSTEELPDDITNEMADIPNDLELNQEDFSDVLPRLPDDLQDFDLFEGKNGELLPTTEEAEELVRALQAMGSYPDSLVCLTSMGDLAPSEGVDHRAMTVFPGPVQPGGMGDLLNSRIPTENFTSLELEDNLLQSTAGHFPPSPPSQPTNQPQTSCSNLPSSSSTVAHSTTSLLTQTSITERTFSRAHTSHVMAKSNVPTSSPQGSHYSSEHVPSPYSDHMSSPHASSFQTDTPLLLEVPLSGVPGPPRSSWNNLPLPLTDPTQFGNLIGSESHLISTSLSTPPTTTHSVTMQPMAALSAMPQSGMTGLTTSPSPSSSLPSSSHNLLTCTQPKQQLPQFSAAFGHQLASHSGIPKDVQPSHSSTAPPAGFSIVSATAAGANSATPPFTQSK from the exons CTGATGTTGTCAAGAACAAGAGTCACGTGATGTATGAAGGCAAACACATACACTTCTCAGAGGTGGACAATAAGCCGTTGTGCTCGTACAGCCCCAAGCTCTGCAAGCAGCGCAGACTAAATGGCTATGCTTTCTGTATCCGGCACGTTCTGGAGGATAAGACAGCCCCCTTCAAGCAATGTGAATATGTGGCCAAGTACAACAGCCAGCGATGTACCAACCCCATCCCCAAGTCAGAGGACCGcag ATACTGTAACAGCCACCTGCAGGTTCTGGGCTTTATCCCCAAGAAGGAAcgaaaaaagaaacatgatgcTTTGGAGGAAATGCGCTCACGGGCTCACCTGGAGTCAGTGGCTCTCAACATAACTGTGCCCTCTCTGGCTCTGAAAACTCCCAATGGTCTAGATGAACTTCCGCCATCTCCTCCCTGTACACGCTTGTTACCCCTGCCTGATGGGGAACTCTTGGACCCTTTTGCCTTTTATGAGGATGACACAGATGGGGAGGAGGTGGGTACTAATTGGAAGGGCAGCGCCATCAAGAAGAAATTACAGAGTCGGCTGGTGCTCAACCAGAAACTTTGCCATGACACAGACCTCTTCCAGCCACCTCCTGAGCACTTTAGTCCCTCTCCTGCCCCCCGTGTCCTCCCCTCTTCGCCGCTCAACACTCATCTCCCACGGCAGCAGTCAGGTCTTCTCCAGCCTCCCCAGCACTCCAGCGTGACTTCCTTCATCTTTCCAGGACAGCAGCAGGGTTTATTATGCAatccaccaccacctcctcagACGGTCAACTTTCTGCCTCCAGGGATGCCCGCTAATGCAGCACCCAGTCCAGTGCAACCTTCTGGGCCATCACTCAGCAGGAAAATGCCTTTCACTGCTACTCACTTGCCTGTCAGTTGCAAGGACAGTGGCAGTAACAATCAGCGGCACATGGTTGTCATGCATCCCGCTGCCTTCTCACCTTCTGCCAGCTGCATGGCCAGGTTGCAACATCTGGTGCAGCTCTGTGCCAAGACACACGAGGAGCATGGAGACCTCTTTCCTCATCTAG GACTGGACTGGTCAGAAGACAGTgctgacgatgatgatgatgaggaagaggCAGAGACATTTGTTCCTTTCCAGAACTCTTGGAGACCACAGAATGG GTTGGAAGATGACCGCGGTTCCTCGCGGAGAACGCGGCTACTTAGGCTTTGCTCCTATCTCCAGGAGAAATACAAGCACATGTGCAGGCAGGAGAGGGCGAGTATCCGCCAAAAGAGATACCGCTATGCCTTCCGCAAAGCCTTGCTGCACGCTGCCAGTAACAACCCCAACTGTGCTGGGCAGCTGATCCAGGAGTTGCGTGGTGCCTCTCGAAGCTCTTCAAG TATGGCTCCAGCAGGGCAGCAGAACACAGATTCGGGGACCTGCAGTGGCAGCACAAAGGGCCAGGCCTGCAACAACAGGGCTCTGCCCTTCACTCGACACTGCTTTCAGC ACATCCTGTTGAATCGTTCCCAGCAGCTCTTTGCCAGTTGCACAGCCAGATTTGCAGATGGTCAGCAGTGCTCCATCCCTGTGTTCGATATCACGCACCAGACTCCACTCTGTGAAGAGCATGCCAAAAAAATG GATAACTTTCTACGAGGGGATGGTAACCGGCGAGTGCAGCACCAGCAACAGCGAAAGCCACGTAAAAAGACCAAACCCCCGGCTCTcaccaaaaaacacaagaagaagaggaggagagggccGCGGAGGCCTCAGAAACCCATCCCTCCAGCGTTGCCACAGGGGAACCTGGGAATGCCTTCTACAAGCTTAGCAATGCCCTCACAGGCCAGCATCAG GAGCCCTTCCACTCCAGACCTGAGTACAGAGGAGCTTCCTGACGATATCACCAATGAAATGGCAGACATTCCAAATGACCTCGAGCTAAACCAGGAGGATTTCTCTGATGTGCTACCCAGACTACCTGATGACCTGCAGGATTTTGACTTGTTTGAAG gtAAAAATGGGGAATTATTGCCCACCACGGAGGAGGCTGAGGAGCTGGTGCGAGCACTGCAGGCTATGGGGTCTTACCCAGATTCTTTGGTGTGCCTGACCTCAATGGGAGACCTGGCCCCATCTGAAGGAGTGGACCACCGAGCCATGACTGTGTTCCCTGGGCCAGTCCAGCCGGGGGGCATGGGGGACCTGCTTAACAGCCGCATACCTACAGAAAACTTCACTAGCCTTGAGCTGGAGGACAACCTACTGCAGTCCACTGCGGGTCACTTCCCCCCCTCACCGCCATCTCAGCCCACTAACCAGCCCCAGACATCATGTTCCAACCTGCCCTCATCTTCTTCTACCGTAGCCCACTCTACCACCTCCCTGCTCACTCAGACATCCATAACAGAGCGAACGTTTTCCCGGGCACACACATCCCACGTCATGGCCAAGTCGAATGTGCCCACATCATCGCCCCAAGGCAGCCACTACAGCAGTGAGCACGTGCCATCACCATACAGTGACCACATGTCTTCTCCCCATGCCAGCTCCTTCCAGACAGACACCCCTCTACTGCTGGAAGTCCCTCTCAGTGGGGTACCAGGACCTCCGCGCTCATCATGGAACaatctccctctcccccttaCAGACCCCACACAGTTTGGCAATCTCATAGGATCAGAAAGTCATCTCATATCCACCTCCCTGTCCACGCCCCCGACCACCACCCACTCTGTGACAATGCAGCCCATGGCTGCGCTCTCAGCAATGCCCCAGAGTGGCATGACAGGTTTGACGACATCCCCTTCGCCCTCATCCTCCCTCCCATCCTCTTCACACAATCTTTTAACCTGCACACAGCCCAAGCAGCAGCTCCCACAGTTCAGCGCGGCCTTTGGCCATCAATTGGCCTCCCACAGTGGCATCCCGAAAGACGTGCAGCCCAGCCACAGCTCCACAGCACCTCCCGCTGGCTTTTCCATAGTTAGTGCCACTGCTGCAGGTGCCAACAGCGCCACACCACCGTTCACGCAAAGTAAATGA
- the LOC117953434 gene encoding INO80 complex subunit D isoform X1 — protein MPIQADVVKNKSHVMYEGKHIHFSEVDNKPLCSYSPKLCKQRRLNGYAFCIRHVLEDKTAPFKQCEYVAKYNSQRCTNPIPKSEDRRYCNSHLQVLGFIPKKERKKKHDALEEMRSRAHLESVALNITVPSLALKTPNGLDELPPSPPCTRLLPLPDGELLDPFAFYEDDTDGEEVGTNWKGSAIKKKLQSRLVLNQKLCHDTDLFQPPPEHFSPSPAPRVLPSSPLNTHLPRQQSGLLQPPQHSSVTSFIFPGQQQGLLCNPPPPPQTVNFLPPGMPANAAPSPVQPSGPSLSRKMPFTATHLPVSCKDSGSNNQRHMVVMHPAAFSPSASCMARLQHLVQLCAKTHEEHGDLFPHLGLDWSEDSADDDDDEEEAETFVPFQNSWRPQNGSVSQYLNPQYKHDLTRLVMIAINCFLNRLEDDRGSSRRTRLLRLCSYLQEKYKHMCRQERASIRQKRYRYAFRKALLHAASNNPNCAGQLIQELRGASRSSSSMAPAGQQNTDSGTCSGSTKGQACNNRALPFTRHCFQHILLNRSQQLFASCTARFADGQQCSIPVFDITHQTPLCEEHAKKMDNFLRGDGNRRVQHQQQRKPRKKTKPPALTKKHKKKRRRGPRRPQKPIPPALPQGNLGMPSTSLAMPSQASIRSPSTPDLSTEELPDDITNEMADIPNDLELNQEDFSDVLPRLPDDLQDFDLFEGKNGELLPTTEEAEELVRALQAMGSYPDSLVCLTSMGDLAPSEGVDHRAMTVFPGPVQPGGMGDLLNSRIPTENFTSLELEDNLLQSTAGHFPPSPPSQPTNQPQTSCSNLPSSSSTVAHSTTSLLTQTSITERTFSRAHTSHVMAKSNVPTSSPQGSHYSSEHVPSPYSDHMSSPHASSFQTDTPLLLEVPLSGVPGPPRSSWNNLPLPLTDPTQFGNLIGSESHLISTSLSTPPTTTHSVTMQPMAALSAMPQSGMTGLTTSPSPSSSLPSSSHNLLTCTQPKQQLPQFSAAFGHQLASHSGIPKDVQPSHSSTAPPAGFSIVSATAAGANSATPPFTQSK, from the exons CTGATGTTGTCAAGAACAAGAGTCACGTGATGTATGAAGGCAAACACATACACTTCTCAGAGGTGGACAATAAGCCGTTGTGCTCGTACAGCCCCAAGCTCTGCAAGCAGCGCAGACTAAATGGCTATGCTTTCTGTATCCGGCACGTTCTGGAGGATAAGACAGCCCCCTTCAAGCAATGTGAATATGTGGCCAAGTACAACAGCCAGCGATGTACCAACCCCATCCCCAAGTCAGAGGACCGcag ATACTGTAACAGCCACCTGCAGGTTCTGGGCTTTATCCCCAAGAAGGAAcgaaaaaagaaacatgatgcTTTGGAGGAAATGCGCTCACGGGCTCACCTGGAGTCAGTGGCTCTCAACATAACTGTGCCCTCTCTGGCTCTGAAAACTCCCAATGGTCTAGATGAACTTCCGCCATCTCCTCCCTGTACACGCTTGTTACCCCTGCCTGATGGGGAACTCTTGGACCCTTTTGCCTTTTATGAGGATGACACAGATGGGGAGGAGGTGGGTACTAATTGGAAGGGCAGCGCCATCAAGAAGAAATTACAGAGTCGGCTGGTGCTCAACCAGAAACTTTGCCATGACACAGACCTCTTCCAGCCACCTCCTGAGCACTTTAGTCCCTCTCCTGCCCCCCGTGTCCTCCCCTCTTCGCCGCTCAACACTCATCTCCCACGGCAGCAGTCAGGTCTTCTCCAGCCTCCCCAGCACTCCAGCGTGACTTCCTTCATCTTTCCAGGACAGCAGCAGGGTTTATTATGCAatccaccaccacctcctcagACGGTCAACTTTCTGCCTCCAGGGATGCCCGCTAATGCAGCACCCAGTCCAGTGCAACCTTCTGGGCCATCACTCAGCAGGAAAATGCCTTTCACTGCTACTCACTTGCCTGTCAGTTGCAAGGACAGTGGCAGTAACAATCAGCGGCACATGGTTGTCATGCATCCCGCTGCCTTCTCACCTTCTGCCAGCTGCATGGCCAGGTTGCAACATCTGGTGCAGCTCTGTGCCAAGACACACGAGGAGCATGGAGACCTCTTTCCTCATCTAG GACTGGACTGGTCAGAAGACAGTgctgacgatgatgatgatgaggaagaggCAGAGACATTTGTTCCTTTCCAGAACTCTTGGAGACCACAGAATGGGTCGGTATCTCAATACTTAAACCCACAGTATAAACATGACCTGACACGTCTCGTCATGattgcaattaattgttttctaaataGGTTGGAAGATGACCGCGGTTCCTCGCGGAGAACGCGGCTACTTAGGCTTTGCTCCTATCTCCAGGAGAAATACAAGCACATGTGCAGGCAGGAGAGGGCGAGTATCCGCCAAAAGAGATACCGCTATGCCTTCCGCAAAGCCTTGCTGCACGCTGCCAGTAACAACCCCAACTGTGCTGGGCAGCTGATCCAGGAGTTGCGTGGTGCCTCTCGAAGCTCTTCAAG TATGGCTCCAGCAGGGCAGCAGAACACAGATTCGGGGACCTGCAGTGGCAGCACAAAGGGCCAGGCCTGCAACAACAGGGCTCTGCCCTTCACTCGACACTGCTTTCAGC ACATCCTGTTGAATCGTTCCCAGCAGCTCTTTGCCAGTTGCACAGCCAGATTTGCAGATGGTCAGCAGTGCTCCATCCCTGTGTTCGATATCACGCACCAGACTCCACTCTGTGAAGAGCATGCCAAAAAAATG GATAACTTTCTACGAGGGGATGGTAACCGGCGAGTGCAGCACCAGCAACAGCGAAAGCCACGTAAAAAGACCAAACCCCCGGCTCTcaccaaaaaacacaagaagaagaggaggagagggccGCGGAGGCCTCAGAAACCCATCCCTCCAGCGTTGCCACAGGGGAACCTGGGAATGCCTTCTACAAGCTTAGCAATGCCCTCACAGGCCAGCATCAG GAGCCCTTCCACTCCAGACCTGAGTACAGAGGAGCTTCCTGACGATATCACCAATGAAATGGCAGACATTCCAAATGACCTCGAGCTAAACCAGGAGGATTTCTCTGATGTGCTACCCAGACTACCTGATGACCTGCAGGATTTTGACTTGTTTGAAG gtAAAAATGGGGAATTATTGCCCACCACGGAGGAGGCTGAGGAGCTGGTGCGAGCACTGCAGGCTATGGGGTCTTACCCAGATTCTTTGGTGTGCCTGACCTCAATGGGAGACCTGGCCCCATCTGAAGGAGTGGACCACCGAGCCATGACTGTGTTCCCTGGGCCAGTCCAGCCGGGGGGCATGGGGGACCTGCTTAACAGCCGCATACCTACAGAAAACTTCACTAGCCTTGAGCTGGAGGACAACCTACTGCAGTCCACTGCGGGTCACTTCCCCCCCTCACCGCCATCTCAGCCCACTAACCAGCCCCAGACATCATGTTCCAACCTGCCCTCATCTTCTTCTACCGTAGCCCACTCTACCACCTCCCTGCTCACTCAGACATCCATAACAGAGCGAACGTTTTCCCGGGCACACACATCCCACGTCATGGCCAAGTCGAATGTGCCCACATCATCGCCCCAAGGCAGCCACTACAGCAGTGAGCACGTGCCATCACCATACAGTGACCACATGTCTTCTCCCCATGCCAGCTCCTTCCAGACAGACACCCCTCTACTGCTGGAAGTCCCTCTCAGTGGGGTACCAGGACCTCCGCGCTCATCATGGAACaatctccctctcccccttaCAGACCCCACACAGTTTGGCAATCTCATAGGATCAGAAAGTCATCTCATATCCACCTCCCTGTCCACGCCCCCGACCACCACCCACTCTGTGACAATGCAGCCCATGGCTGCGCTCTCAGCAATGCCCCAGAGTGGCATGACAGGTTTGACGACATCCCCTTCGCCCTCATCCTCCCTCCCATCCTCTTCACACAATCTTTTAACCTGCACACAGCCCAAGCAGCAGCTCCCACAGTTCAGCGCGGCCTTTGGCCATCAATTGGCCTCCCACAGTGGCATCCCGAAAGACGTGCAGCCCAGCCACAGCTCCACAGCACCTCCCGCTGGCTTTTCCATAGTTAGTGCCACTGCTGCAGGTGCCAACAGCGCCACACCACCGTTCACGCAAAGTAAATGA